The Juglans regia cultivar Chandler chromosome 11, Walnut 2.0, whole genome shotgun sequence genome contains the following window.
AATCCTTGTGGTAAATGTTTACAAGCACCCACATCATAAAGTATTACGCACAAGGGTGTACTGGTCAATTTCATTGTTAGAGCATCTCTGCATTTACTCTCATTTTTTGCAAACCCTAGTCCTGACATATACAAATATAAGGAAGAGAGATCATGCAATGTAAAAcgtaaaaatgtaattaaagaTTAAGACCCACTAGTTTCTAATTAAGCAAATTCGAAATGTGTTAGAGTAATGATGATAATCACTTCAATCTTCAACCCAAATCTCTGTATTCTGTTATGGTCTCATATGATTTTATAATGGTTGGCCGGCGAATCAGCACTACTACTTAGTTTTGTTTAATGAGAAGTTATGGCATGAAAACCGTTATCTTATCAAAAACAGAAAGATTacagggggaaaaaaaagagagagcttCTTGGTAGCTGGGGGAAAATACTGCATTTGACAttaaaactcattaaaaaaatgaagttctCTTCTGCCCCAcccaaaataaattagatacaACTACACATAAATTAGATACAACTACATTGGGGAGCTTCACTACACTTCAAACTAACTTTTTAACAACTAACCAATTTGATcgcttaactttttcttaattatttattggatGGTCACTTAAACCCATCCAACTATAAGAGTTGGAAAAGGAAATTCTgtggtttttctttctttctttctatcctTTTTTCAAGCCCGTATAGTCCAACCCCGGCACAGCCCCTTGAGGAAAATTACCAGCCAGAACCAGGTAAAGCCTGGTCATTTCACAGTATTTTTATGTCATGCCAGCtcaaagtgtaaaaaaatagttttgagCCAATGAAATGGAAAGAAATTACAGTAAGCTCCATCCTAAGAGAATTCAACACTAACCAGCTGAGCCTTTTCAAGCTTTGATCTGGAAGCACGACAATTTGATTTTCCACCAGTGCTTCCATGTTCGGAATTTGGAACAACTGCAGAGAAAAGACTCTCAAGCTCTGACATGTCAAAATCTGGAGCCCTGGCACCGATAAGAAAGAATATGAACAATAAAATGTCCGTGAGAATCATAGGACTGAAAAGACTTCTTAAACAGTGAGGGAAAAAATGGTTGACAGAGAAGATGCCTACTTGGAAGTTTCATCAGCTTTCTGTGCCTCAGCCCATAAACTTCCTTGCATGGCTCGTGTCAACTTTAACCAATGATATGGTTTCAGATTGGTCTTTTTAGCAGAGGCTTGATTTCTGGGATTTGCACGTGATACACCCCATCCCTTTGAACTGAATGTAGAACCAGAAGGCGGTCCAGGAATTGGAGGCACTCCAGTAGCTCCAGAGTTCAACTTTGGAGAGGCACGACCAGCTTTTGTCAACCCATTGGAAAAGGGAGCTGGAGGGGGTGGTACAGGCGGAACATGAGCAGAATTCTTTGAGGAAGAATCATTCAGGGCAGAattaggaggaggaggaggtgatggTGGTGCCAAAGATAGTTTAGTAGGACCTGAGGCAGGCCTGGAGCCTGGAAGAGGTGGAGGCAGTGGGGGGGCAGATGTAACTGCTGTGTTCTTCTTCACACACACTGCAGAATGAACATCACAAGCATGTGAAGAAGGAATTGCAGGGGGTGGAGGATGGGAACCTGAAAATGAGGTCTTGAGAGATGATGGAGCTGTTCCCGAAAGTGGAGGTGGAGAGGATGGgagatttgaaaatgagttttttattgtGGAAGATGGGGATGTTACAGACAAAGAAGGGGGtaggggtgggggtgggggtggggaaGGGGGAGTTGAAAATGAGTTATTGAcagatggagatggagaaacCCCAGAAAAAGGAGGGCAAGGGGGAGGGGGCATTGAACGAGGACTTTTAAGAGCATAGAATGGAGACGCCCCAGCAAAAGGAGTGGGTGGAGGATGGGGGGGAGGGAATGATGACTGAATAGTGGTCCCAGGATGTTGAGTAGGCGAAGAATCTTTGGCACTTGAAATCGGTAGAGGCACCGACAGAGAGGGAATAGCTGCAGAAGTATTGCCGATATTTATAGGAGCATCAATTGAAGATTCTATTGAGAAAGAAGGGAGTGGAGGTGTCAGCTTTGAAGGAATGGGTATGTTACTCAGCTGTACAGGTttcattaaatttgaaatagaaGGAGCTGAAGAAGCAGAAGTTAAAGCTACTGTCACCGCATGCTTGACTTCTTCACTATTAGATGCAGCATGATCATGCAACAAAGCTGTAATTCCAAGGGCCGAGGGTGCACTATGGTATCTTGATATAGGTACAGGGGAGCCTTGCAAAGAATTAGAATATGAAGCTGGAGCTGGAGCTGATAGGGAAGTTGGAGGTCCTCTTTGGGAGATGATCTTAGATTTTGCAGGCCATTGGAAAGTGAACTGCAACTCTGGAGCTTCAATCTTCTTCCTAACTGAATTAGAATCGAGCCATGAATCTAAAGAGGGTATAGACTGTTTTGCCTGAGCCATCAATGTGAGATTCCTGTTGTTTTGTTCTGAGGCCTTCGATTCTGATATTAGATTTTCTGGAGTTGAATCCAGCAACAGGCTACCTTCTGCAGTAGGCAAAGAAATTGTCTCCAATCTTTCCTGAAGGAAAGTAGATGTTTTGATTTGCTGGAGCACATTCAATGCCGCATCTGCCTTTGGATCTAGCCAATCTACATTGCTGTAGATCTCTTTAACTTTTGCAAATGCTTCCACAGGAAGGCCTTCTTTCTCTTTGATACCAGGTAAATCAATTGAAATAAGAGAGGTAGCAGCATCCATCTCCGAAAGAAGAACCTTCACAAGTGGTCAGATCAAATAAGAGATTTAGAAGATGGCATAATTTGCCACTGAACACAAAGTTGTTGtactaaacataaaaaaaaaaaaaattaaaagaaaaaaagaaagggagagatatATCTATACCTCTGCTCTAAAATCCTTGTGAAATTGATCCTTACAATTCCATAAGATGTCTATTTCGTCGCGGTTTATAATCAAGATATTTGATTGTATAAAAGCTGTATTGAACATGGCTCGAAACATCATCTCTTCACGTTCCAGATCTTCATCCAAACTGATGCACTCAAGAACAACATCACCTTGGACGTGGCAATTAATGTCAAATTTAACAAGTTCACAATCTGCCTGCGTTATAAgtagaaagaacaaaaagtCACCAGAATAATATATACgtaattggaaaaaaatatgcaattttAAACTTCCTTTCATTGGCAATGCATCTACATAGAAAACAATAAGAAACAACTATCTATACTTACTGAATGGGGGTAACAAGTGGTAGCGATCTTAACCATTGAAAATGGTAAGAAGACACGGACTTAATTGTTCTGTCATTTTAAACTTGAGAGCATCAAagtctttttttaataagtaataaaataccaaaaaaacaaaaagggaataACTAAGGCACTTACTTTGACTAAACCTTTCCTAGCTTTAATGGAGTGCTTacattctaatattttttttttagaagataaaatttactaatgatcaataaaaggaaacacaaaaattatcaaGGCAACCAAGGACTATACTTCGAAAACGAggaaaagatataaaaaatttccTGGAAACTACAGCTTGGAAGACATAGGTGAGCTGGCATCCAGAGGTAAAGTGAATTAAAACATAAAGCCTTGAGTTCTTCCACGGTCCTTCCATTATCTTCAAAACTCCAatcatttatttccctccatATGACATAAGTTCATATGTACTAATCTCCATCACTTAACCAGAACAGACCTATCTATAAATTctgaaaagataaatttactatgaaataatttttaaaaaatcatagtAATAATTATAGTACTCAAAACAACAACAGcaaccagaaaaataaaaaactgataATATAACGATATCGCATGGTGAACCATCAGGggcaaattttcattttattcgCTGGTTGATTCAACTAATCAGCTGACCCATAATCAGAATGATTTCCCTGCACAGACAATTATATGAGGGCCCTATGACACTTGCATGCATTCTATCAAGAGAGGGTCCTGCATATGTTCATGTTCTTGCACACCACccttcagaaaataaaataagttaagaaaataaaatgacacaAATATAATGAGGAATCACATTGTGGATTGAAGAACTAGCTAATTTTAAAGGGAAGATATCCTCTCCATTAGTGGCAACTATGAAATAAACCATAGGAAGCACAACCAATCCAAGtcaataagaaataaattaaatacttaGATGGACCTGCTTGTGATGCCTAACAATTTTGCCCCTCCCTGGAGTTGAGAACAGAACTTTGGTTGTGTGATCAGCAGCCATAAAGGGATCCTGTCCATATATCCTAAATATTGGACAGCAACCACCAGCTCCATCCATTTTAGGAAGGAATCTAATAATGATGCAGTCCAGTGTAAGAGCCCTAGCCAGTGGAGGCCATTCTGAGGTGACATTTCTTCTGGAGACGTACAGAAGGTACCTCAGTTGTGAAGGCATTGAATTCAGCGGTGACATCAATTGCAAAAGTTCCCGAGGGGCTTGGTTGTAAATCATGTCCAGAGTATTTTGTTCTCCAGGGTACTGCTTCCTGTAAACCAAGAGGGCACCCAACATGAAAGCCAATACCGGCCATCCATCTCGTTCACAGTGCATCAAGAGTACATTTTGTTGCCCAAGTGACAGCCAACTTTCACTTGATCTTAAAAAGTGGTGAATCATCTCAATTGTGAGCAATGGGCAGCCTTCATAGTGACGTGGATAATCCATCACTGTCATATCATACTCAGACAATATGTTAGCAATCTGGCTCTGCTTCTCTCCTTCTCGAAAGTTGAAGACCATGAATGAAGCATCAGGTAAGTGTCCACGGAGTTGACGTACTATTCCTCCTATGTAGACTTTATATCCATCTTCTTCCCAAGTATCCATGGTGAAACAGCAGTCAAAGACTACACACGCAAACATCATGATCAAAGCCATTCAAGtaaaatgttctataaattatttttacagcATGAAAATTATCAGCATAAGTTTTATATCCAATACATGTGTTTCCTCCAAAACCTACATAATAAGGCAACAAGTAAAGGGTATGCACccatttcatttctctttttatatctTCTGAAAACCAAGATTTATAGAATAGAAAAACTTGACTAAATGAAAATCTTAAACACAAACACATATAtctatacttatatatatgtatccatATATAGTAACATATGCtgtgaacaaataaataaatgcatatGTAAATATATGTGCACGTAGTTATGTGGCATTCATTGCAATACGATCCTTGGGAAAATATAACATGTCCAAAATCTGTCAGAGGTCACAAACCACCACCAAGGACTTTCCTATAATGAATTAAgggaaaatttgaaacataagaATGATTCAAAAATTGGCAATACTTCTTGATTGGGTTTCACTCAAAAACTTTATGAGTCAAGTtgtgaaaagaaattatttatatttctggACTGAATataattacttatcaaaaaagtatttCCGGATATAATTTACCAGCCAGTCATAGCTTTGGTTATGAACACTGACAATCCGACATGCATTGAGCTAGGTTCCACCAGTTTCAATTGAATGagttcatataatatttttctatatctttTCTGCAAACATCGCTTACCTCAACAAGCAATTACTACAGCGTGGGTAAATATTTGTACTTTCTACCTTTTGTCATCACCCTCAAAGAAGGTCAGTAGATGgcaacaatttatttatttatctatttatttctcCTCCCAAAAATTTTCTCGCGAAATATTAGCCGACAGAGATATACTAGAGTCGTGACAGACTTGTTCATTGACAGACCCATTTCCACCAGAACAAACTATGCCTCCAGAACAACCAGAATTTATTATGGAAGGATGATGAATAAGAACATATACCGTCTGGGAGGAAAGAGTCCTTATGATTTGTAATGATTCAAAGTGTTCCAATTGTGACATTGACCAATCCATTTGCTGTACAAACCTATATTTTGGATCTAACTTGAGCTTTAATTGGATCGTTACAAATGGTTTCAAAAACAATCTCAGTTAGAAATGTCAAATGTGCATTTCAGCTGTACCACCTACAACATAATGGCCTAACAACAACATCAAGATTTAAGGAGGATAATGTAAAATCTCGGATTCAGTATGGGGGTGTGGTGAATGGGATCCTACATTGTACAGAAGGGAGAAGCCATTGCgatttataatgattccaatgaATTCAAATGGTaatattgactagtcttttCAAGGTACGATATAGACGTGACACATTTAGTCGATACAGCCTCAGTACTACATAGTTCATTGTCAAAAGAGGTTACTTCTATATCACCTACATTTTTAGTTCTTCCAACATATAACGTGTGGTATATAGACCACCAAACATAGACAAAATGCTAATAAAACATTGAGCACATTGAGAACTCTCGATCCTACTGAAAATTGTGTGTAAAACAATAAAGAACCCATTATTTTATATCCAGGGAACATATACTGTAATGTCCAGGGGTACTACTATCAACACCAATGATGCAAATTCACAGGATTGAAACtaaataataagaatttaaCAGAAACACATTAATCACAAGTCCCATTATTTCTATCTTTTCTCGACGCATTAATCTTCAGCCCTCAAATGACCAAACTTCATATAAACTACCGAAAGAAACATACCATAAACCCTTTCAGAGATCTCGAAAAGCCCGTCGGGTGGCTTCCGATAAAAGAACTTACGGAACAACGTCATGGTGTTTCAAGATTCAAAAGAATACCCAACCGGGAACACCTAGAAACGCTCTAATACAACACTCGTTGCAGGAAAGCAACCCCATTTCAGCTGAAATACGCAGATCACAGGAACCccacaaaacataatttgagAATGGTCATGATGGTATTGAAGAGAGTGTATATTCAGGAACCAGTGGTATGGATCTTGCTGAGTCTGGAAGGAACACTTTCTGGGTATTCTTGTTGTCGTTGTCTTCGCAGTCACACTTAGTCCGTGTCGGAGAGACTTGGCTTTCAATCAAGGcagttagagagagagggaaagttagattacagagagagagaagagaagagagattggACATATTCTTACGTTATATATTAGTCACAAGAAGAGTAAGGAATGGTGGTTGTTAGAGAGGAATTAAGGAGTCCAAGGATCTGAGGTTTGTCTGCGCGACTGCGTCTGTGTTTGTGCGTCTGTGACTCTGTACATGTGCTTtaagaagaaagacaaagaTTGATGATGACGATATGGCACGTGTGCGCGCTCCTTAtcaagaacaaaaaattaacgttcataaataataaagatgAGACGTGCTACACGGGGGTGTATGGCTCCAAAAAGATTATctggtcttttttatttttttttattttaaaaaaaaaatcaaaatatcattaaaaaatattttgaatgcaGAATAATATGTGCatcttaaaaaaatgtgcatcttaaaattagttgaaatattatttttgaaaattcgataccaataaaaaaaattaaaaagaatgtagAACCAGCATTTGTTGTAATTGGTCAGATTAAATACAACTATTATGGGTATAAGAAATCacgtaaaataaatttataaattgatataattttatataatatgttagatctattttataataaaatatatttataatctaacatattatatcaaattatatccatttatgaatttaaattcTCTTTATAactccaaatgcattattttagtttaaacaaattttattcatctttccacacaccacacttttttatttattaatattactaaaatgtttggtatatgaataataagtagaataattcaataagaagaataaaatttaaaaaaaatatataatatatgatgtatgaatgataagtagcaaatctctttaatttataatatcatatttaatatgaaaatgtttcaaaatatattcaatcatgaatataaatttatttaataatgaatcataacagttttctttgaaaaaaaaatctttttatagttaaaatatttatttaaataaaataagcgaaaaaaaattgaaaatagagGTGAAAAAGGTCCAAAAAGCCCTCACTTTATTGATGGGGGATATTTTGATCCCTTTGTTGACCAATCAAGGCCGCACTGAGACTGAGATTGAGAACACCAACTGAAAACTCTCTAACCCCACTGACCAGTTAGTGTGCAATGAGGACTGGCCTGCAAGCTACTCGTCACCAAGGCAGGACGAGATAGAAGTCAACAACTTGTATTTGAGGATAAGAAATTTGACgcttaaattatgaaattagatatTGATGACATGAATACAATGCAACGACATTATTTTTAAAGTCTTCATAATGAAATTTACGagattttaaagaataaatttacaattatatcCACAAGTGATAACCCATCAATATCTTTTGGAGGTGTGTCACCTTTCGTCCAACTTATGTTGATGTTGTAATTAACATTAATAGatatttaatgcaaagttttgaatatcgtttcgattgaaatattaaaatgaaatattttgatattaatactgttttggaatattttatatatgaataataaattatatatatataaactatattccaaattttaattataaaaactataaattattattatatatattattaaaattaaaaggaaagtCCCCAAAAGCCTCACCCCTTGTGTTTCTTAGATTCCTATAAGATTTTGCAGGCGTGTGTGGATGCAATATTATATACTCTATTaaaacttgtttattttttcgattaatttaaaaaaataatgatttatataaaaatttttgtgCATGCTTTGGTATGAAAGGACTCAACACAAGCTTTTTATCAAGTTTGACGATATGAGCTATTTAAAAGGTTTGACGGTCTAATATGAGGTTATGCAAAAAATCGAAAAGCCCTTCATTTCGAGTCCAACTTTACATAAAAATCCTTGTCAGTaactttaattacaaaattgcCATGCCACTGGGTTTTACATACCGGACCGAAATTTGCATGCTAGACGAAACATCTGAATCCGACCGAACGCATCGAAATGGCTGGTGTTTGACCTGGTATGAAACGTAGACCTCCCCCATGCCGAAACTGTTCCGGCACGATAAATTCCGATCGTTACAGTACGATATTTAAAACTCTAGTTTTAACTTTAACATACAATTTGTCTAATTTAGTGCCTGCTCTGCCACGGGCGATATAAATAAATGTGGTTGGACAATAATTATGTGACCATATGTTGTTTAGTTTTGTGATTgagtattgtttttatttttggtgatgtgtttaaatgttatgAACAAAATGTAACATTTTGTGATTACCCATAGTTTAGTATGAGTTTGTGTTGAAAATATAAGACCAGACATGCTGATTTTGTGATTGCCCATAGTTCAATCTCTATTGATtgtctttgttttttatttttggtgataCACAGTGTTTTAATTACATGTCGTGGATTGTAACACTGTTGCTACATCTGAGTGGATTTGCTATTCATGAAAGCTTGGACTTGTTTCATGCATCTGCTATtctattaagaaaaatgctacttgcaAGCGCATGGTGTAAACGGCTTGCAACCACACCAGTGctttcatttttccttctctcttaatttcattttatctctctttataaattttcaGTTGTAATCCCTCCCTTTCCTTGCCTCCAATCGATCGACCGATCCATCTCCTTTCTCCTTCAACcgacctctccctctctctttctctctctccatttcctttctctctccctcctcgtATAAGTAGATAGCCACCATTCTAAACAAACTTcaattactatttttctttcttcttttttggtatTTCTTTGTTTGCATTTGCGCGGATAGTAACTAAAAGACTGGATTAAGGAAACAATCCCTCTTTAGTCTTTCCCTATGGATCCTTACCAGTTAGCTGTGACGCAGCTTGCGGATTATAGTGTGCGATTCAGATCCCTCGTTGACCAATAATGTCGAGCCATGGCAAGGGAGGCAAAGGGCTTGGAAAAGGTGGAGCTAAGCGACACCGCAATGTCCTGCGCGACAACATCCAGGGCATCACCAAGCTTGCAATTCGGCGCTTGGCCCGCAGAGGAGGCGTAAAGCACATAAGCGGCCTCATCTACGAGGAGACTCGTGGAGTACTCAAAATCTTCATGGAGAACGTGATTAGAGACGCTGTTACCTACACAGAGCACGCTCTTCGCAAGACTGTGACTACTAGGGACGTGGTCTACGCGCTTAAGAGGCAGGGCTGGACTTTGCACAGGTTTGGTGGTTAGGGTTTGAGGTTCAAGTCTTGCTGTATGAATGGAAAATTTATAGGTTTTCGTGGTCGATTTGGTAGTTAGAATCTTGTTGCTTAACTCCATTGCAAAATGAAGTATTGTGCCATTATAGATAGTTCTGGAATCAATCTTGTAGTGCATTGAGTGGTTTATTGGATTTGTGATAACGGTTTGAAAATTACGCAAAACATTACCTTTTTCAAAActattttgtggaaaaaaaaaacctaaaagtctggattttgttttgctttctaACATTTTGGTATTTAGCATCGGATTTAAGGGAGTGAATGCAAACTCAAGGTCTCACTCCTTAGTCTCCTCTAACCTCTCCCCCTGCCCCCTCCTTTTCGTCTCGATCGAAATGGCTGCTACAGTTACGTCAGTCTTCATGGCCTTGTCAATGGCTGACTCATCTTGCGTAACCACCTTTCCCTCACTCTTTACCACCACCACAAAAAACCCATATCAGATTCTCTCTATACCCTCCAAACCTATCAAGCTTAACCTCTCGCGCTCTCACTCTTCACTTTTTTCCCCATGTCTCTCCTTCAAAACAAGACCCAATCTTCCTCCATAGCTACCTTTGTAGTCCAGACCTCAGACTGAGctcaacaagaagaagaaagcaacaCCATCACCATTGACACCGAGGACCGTGTTTTGGGTTGGGAAGCTGAGGGAGAGGATTTGGTCATTGAGGGCGTCGAAGCGGAGGCAAAGAGTAGTGATGATGGGGTTTTTAAGGAGATAGAATAACAAGAAGACTGGTTTGTATAACCTTCAGAAGAAGCAAAAGTTTTTGTTGGAAATTTGCCTTGTGACGTTGATAATCAGAAATTGGCTATGCTTTTCGAGCAGGCCGGGACGATGGAGATTGTCGAGGTTATTTACAATAGGGAGACTGACTAGAGTCGTGGGTTTGGGTTTGTGACGTTGAACACTgttgaagaagctgaaaagAGAGaggtattgtttatttttattttttatttttattccacGTAAGATCCCGATTACCTGCCGCTTGCACACCCCGCTTGTATCCAACATAACTATTCTATTAATGGAAAGGTAGTGAAAGCCACTAGATGAAATTTAAGCACTTTTTTTCTTGACAAATACCCATTACCACACTAGTTCAAAATAACTGGATTTTGTCGGGCAAGGAAATGAAATCTTATTATtggtataataataaaatatgataacaaataaattagaaacaaataatattattaaattaataataatcaatatGAATTTTGAGTGGAAtaaccaaatgtaaaatcatTTGGTATTATCCAAATTATGATTTTGTATTTACATAatccaataagaatgctctGCTCTTGATTCTATTCTAGATGTGTcttcaaataaaagattatCGTCCACTATACACTATAACACCATAACATTAAGCTAACGCCATTAGCTCAACATTTaactaagagcattggcaatgatCTAGACATTgccaaattcaaattttagctATAGCTTTAAATTTTGGTTAGGTGAATCCACATTGGAGTAGtcatcttaaagtcaaaataataatataatattatatatttgaataatattttataatttttttattttataaatacacttcatatattaattaataattaaatttttacttaaaattattatttctcaactatTTTCTTCCTAAATCTAATTATTCAACAAACACATACAAACCAAACTTTATTTCagcttaaaatataaataaaaacaataattccAATTCTCAAACCTATTgggaaatatataaataaaaaaataaggagaaaataaaaatatccaaaaaataaagaaaaaaaatgcacagaATGCACATAAGTGGAAAACATTTACTGCGAGAGAGaaaagagtgagagaaagagagagggatgattggtggaaaatattaaaataattgtttgaTCTGTGAATAGTCACTCTGCAAA
Protein-coding sequences here:
- the LOC118343824 gene encoding histone H4-like isoform X1, coding for MSSHGKGGKGLGKGGAKRHRNVLRDNIQGITKLAIRRLARRGGVKHISGLIYEETRGVLKIFMENVIRDAVTYTEHALRKTVTTRDVVYALKRQGWTLHRFGG
- the LOC118343824 gene encoding histone H4-like isoform X2, which produces MSSHGKGGKGLGKGGLAIRRLARRGGVKHISGLIYEETRGVLKIFMENVIRDAVTYTEHALRKTVTTRDVVYALKRQGWTLHRFGG